The window CTGTTTAACTTGGCCTGTAACCTCTCATAATTATAAAAATAGATGTAATCATCAATGTCCTTCTTAAGAGCTTCAAAGGTTTGATATTTATGTAGATAATACTTCTCACACTTAAGCGTTCCCCAGAAGCCTTCCATCGGTCCGTTATCAATACACTTGCCAACCCGAGACATACTCTGAGTTAAGCCATAAGCTTCTAGTCGTTTCTTGAAGCCCCAGGAGGTATACTGAAAACCCCGATCACTGTGAATTATGGGTGTGCTGCCGGGTGCCGTTTGAAGAGCCAAGTCCAGGGTCTCGAAAACAAGACGGTTGTTATTCGAATGGCCTAAAACATAGGATACGATGGATTTATCATGTAAATCGAGAATCGCACTGAGATATGCTTTTTGACCCTTTCCGTATTTGAATTCAGTTACATCCGTCAACCACTTTTCATTCGATTCCTCTGCTGTGAACTGGCGGTTTAAAAGATTTTCTGCGATCTGCCCAGGAGTTGATCGAATGTATTTCTTTTTCTTTCTACGGATGACGGATTGAATTCCAGCAAGCTTCATGAGGCGATAGACCCTCTTCGGGTTAATCGACTGATGGGTTTCCCGTCTTAAATTGATGGTTAATTGACGGTACCCATAAATGCCTTCAACCTTCTCGTAGAGCAGGAGCATCGCTTGCATGAGTTGCTGATTTTCTTGTTCGCGAGGACTTACTTTTCGCTTTAACCATTTGTAATAGCCTGAACGTGAAATCTGCGCCATTTCACACAATAAGACTAGACTAAAATGCTCTTCTCCTTGTACCGCTTGAATCGCGTCATAAATCTTCTGATGCCGGATTTGGCTTAAAACCTCCTCCTTTCGAGTTCCTGTAACTTTTTTAACAGGGCATTTTCTGCTCTAAGTCGCTCGTTTTCGTATTCTAGTTTTTTCATAGCAAGCCTTTGCCGATCGCTCTCACTTAATTCTTCCGGTGCTTTTTTCCGTCCCCGTCTATCCTTTAAGGCCTCTTCTCCACCTGCTTCATATTTCTTAACCCATTGATAAACCTGCTGGTATGAAACTTGATATTTCTCTGAGGTGTTTTGGTAATCATGGTTATGAGAAAGACAGTATAGGACCATCTCAATCCGTTCTTGCCAACTGGTAGTGCGCCCTTTAGTCATAGCCTTGGCTCCTTCCGATGGGTAGGATTTAAAACTGCTATGATTATTATACTTGTTAATCCACCTTGCCAGTTGTGTCCGACTCGCTATTTTATACTTATCTATAATTTGATACTGTGAGTATTCGCCCGAAAGGTAATCCTGAACGGCTTGAAGTTTAAGTTCTGGTGAATATTTATTAAAATGGGTTTTTATTTCTAGCCCTTCATATCCGTACAATTCATATCGATGTCGCCATTTAACCAAGGTAGTCACACTAATATCATATTTTTTAGCTATCTCTACACAGGTAGCCTGACCTGTTTCAAGTTCCTGTAGTATTGCTAGTTTCTCTGCTGCTTTGTATTGATTTATTTTTGACATTAAAATGCTCCCCTCATGATAGCCGGTTTTTTTATTTAACCTGTCTACCATATGGGGAGCATATCAGAATGAACACAGTATGGTTCGTTTTGCACAGTTCCTTCTTGTCTAAAAAATAATAGAACACGAATTTAACGATTTCACTGCTTCACACGGATTTTTAAATCTTTTATTTAATATCCGTGCAAATCGTATAATCCGTTCAATGCGTGTTCTATTCCTACTAGCCGTGGCAAAATGAAACCGTTGCTGTTCAGGCGGAGGGAGATGAAGATGGAGATGGAGCGGTTAAATCGGACTGTTTCCAACTGGTAAAACCCTGGGCTTTGGCTTTTTGCATCAGCCCCATATATCGCCTCTCGCAGGTGGTGGTGTATAAAATAGCGGATTCCAGCAAATCTTTATCGGCCCAATCCATTTGCCTTTGGGCGATAAGCCAGGCCTGCTTGGCCTCTTCAATTTGTTTTTCTAAAGAGAATTCGCCATGGGGACTGTTATCCATAATAAGAACTCTTTTAATATTGCTCCAGGAAAAATCCTTTAAAATAGCACGCCAAAGGTTTCTGTCGACTTTCACGGAATTCACCTCCTTGTCCAACTGTTACATGTTTATAAAAGAGGGAGAAAGAATATTACAAAAAGTTTTAAAATCATAATGAAGGGAATAGTCAGTATTCGAATTAAGTGATTTATTTTACAATTTGAACTTAAAACAGAAGTTATTGCCAATCCAATTAAGGATTGTTATAATTTTCTCAAGTCAAGGGCCTGGAGGTGTAAAAAAGTGTCTAAATTAATTGGAAAGATTAAAATTGTAAACGGTAAAATACAGTTGATCCGAATTGGTGATGGGAAAAAGATCAGAACAGGTTCCTGTTATAAAATGTATGCCGCTTTGAGGAAGGTGAAAGGCGCATAGTGGAATCTTTCAAAAATACTGTAAACTCGGGCTATAAGCCGGGTTTATTTTTTTTTGCTTAAAAATTTGAAAATGGAAAATATAGAACATTTACATATTTCAGAGTAGAGGTTTACCAAGAAAGTTGTGACTTATTTTACAATTACGAATAAAAGAGAGTGGGTTGATTTTTTTAAAAGGTATTGTTATTATTTTCACAAGGAATAAAATATTAAAAGAAGGAGGTGCAGATTATGTCGAAACTGATTGGTAAAATTAAAATTTTAAATGGAAAAGTGCAGTTGGTCCGTATTGATGAAGGACAGAAACTTAGAACGGGCTGTGCCTATAAAATGTATGCTGCACTTCGGAAAGTCCAGGGCTCATAAATGGGAACCCTCGGTGTATCCAATCCTTTGCCATCCCTAACAACGTAAAATGCAATGCCTATTTAGAATTAAGGGCATTGCATTTATTTTTATTATTCGGTTAGGCGCGAATCATTCTTTTTGCCCAGTTTACAAGAGGATGATACCATTTTTGGCTCGTTGGCTTTGAGGAATGGTTTGGAGATTGTTTAACGGGTATCCAGCATAAATTTTCTTGGTCCGGTGCAGTCTTGGACTGGACAGGGCGATACATGGCTTTTACCAGCACCGGATAAAGTTTTCCGTCACTGGAACGGATCATCTTGCCCCGGATTTTAATATTGCGGGCTGTGGCTTGGGATAAATAATAGGCTTCATTTTCTCCGGTGAGCTCAATCATTTCTTCTATTATTTCCCATTCCTTTTCCATAACACCGCCTCCTGAAAACAATTATAATGGGGAGGCCCTGGACGGGAAAGGGGTGTAAAATGTCTATCCAATTGATATAATGGAAAATCATGACAAGCTTTTAAGGAGTGTGAGAAAAAATCGTTACACAAAAGGAATTAATTCAAATGGATGAACAGCAAAGGGAAGATTATTTATTAGAGGTATTACAGCGAAAGCTTACGGAACTAAAAACCACGGCAATCAATGAAAAACCTTCCGGAGAACATCAACACGGACCCGATTATCAAAGGGGTGTAGCCGCAGGGTTTGTATCCGGTCTGGGCTTTGCGGTGCGGGTACTTGCCCCGGAAGGAGAGCTATGGCCCAAGGCAGCTAAAATGCTTGATGAATATAACCGGTGGGCCCAGGACTTTAACCGGCGGGGAAGGGATTAATTTTCCCATCGGGGTAAACCAGTCACAGCCCGGTTTTGCAGTGCATAGCATATCTTAACCATAGTATTAGTGACAGGATGGGGGAATGCTATGGGGGGAGCAATTGCATACCCAAAAATCATCGGTGCGCTAACGGATACGAGTTTTCTTGTGGTTCCTGCCTTAAAGGATGAAATGGCTGGTTATTGCGAACGCTTGGCTCTGGGGGAAAATGTTCAATATCATTTGGATTGGAATCTGGTCATCATTAAATCTTTGAACCGCTGTCTGGTGACCCTGGAGATTCTGTGGGATGATGGGAATATCAGCGTTATTGGTTTCCCAAAAGATACTTGGGAACAATTAAGTCAATTTATAAATTATAGGAATCTATTATTGTTGCCGGACAGGGGACTGGTTGAATGTTCTCTAATCAGTCCAAAGGCTGCAGAAGGGTTCTTGATAAAAGATGCCAACAAGGGCCTGGTAAACCTGGCCCATAAAGCCGCCAATATTCCTCCCAGCCTGAATGTCGGGGGTTTAGTGGATCCTCTGTGCAACCTCCTGAATACAGCCAGAAAAATATCGAACGGAGTCCTCCTCAGTTAGCCGGGGTGATGATCATTGGAAACCATTCGGGTTGTCAGTTACAATATTTGTCATGGCCGTGGTATGGATGATAAGGTGAATTTGAACCGTGCGGCTGCGGTTCTTGCCTTTTCAAGAGCCCATTTAATCGGAGTTCAGGAAGTGGATAAGTATCTTCCACGCAGTGGGTGCTGCAATCAGCCCAGAAGGCTGGGAGAGATTTTGCGAAGGAACTGGGCCTATGGTCCAAATCTTAAATGGGGTCCCTGGTCCCAGTATGGTAACGCAGTCTTGAGCTTCTGGCCCATTACCGGGGTAAAAAGACATTTATTACCCAGTCAGGGTGAACAAAGGGGGATATTGGAAACTGAGATCAAGTTGGGTAAGGAATTGATCTCCTTTTTTTGCACTCACCTGGGATTAAACCGACAAGAACGAATGGATCAAGTACAAGAAATTTTGCAAGTCATTTCCACCACGGAGAAACCTTCCATTCTGGTGGGTGATTTAAATGACGGGCGGGATACTCCGGAGTTTGCCGCGTTATCCAACGTCCTAAGGGAGGCCACGGAGGTTACGGGTGGATTTAGCACTTTTCCGGCCTGGCAGCCGGAAGAACAATTGGATTTTATTTTTGTGTCGCATCATTGGCAGGTCGTTTCAGCCAATACTTTACAGTCCTATGCTTCAGACCACCTGCCTGTGGTAGTTCAATTAAATTTAAAAGTAACATAAAACGGCACCTGGTGGGGTGCCGTTTTTAATTCACTAACTATTTCGTATTGGCATAAATCATATGACCATAATTGGCCAGTACCGGGAGAGAACGTAAATAAGAATTTTTTGTTGAAGTATCAAAGAAGTACAACGCGCCATTGGTTGGATCTTCACCGTACAGGGCTTTCTCAGTGGCCTCCAGGGCAGTGGATGTGGCAGGGCGTTTAATCCAACCATTTTGTACCGGGCCAAACTGATTACGGGCATAAATGACTTCTGAGATGGTATTAGGGAAAGAACTGCTCTGCACCCGGTTAATCACCACGGCAGCTACTCCCACTTGAGCCTCCACCGGTTCCCCGCCTGCTTCGGCAGTAACCAGACGGGCCAGCAGGTCCAGTTCTTCTTCCGTATAGGGTATTACCGGCCGTTTGGCGCTCCTGCTCACCTCTACCGCCACCGGTCCGGCGCTGCGGGAAGTGGCGACGGGAACGATTAACTGCTGTCCGGGGTAGATTAAATTACCCGTGAGGCTATTGGTTAGAATTAAGGCCTCGGGACGAATGTTATATTTTTGGGCGATGACATGAAGACTGTCCCCCGGTTTAACGGTATAGGTGGTATTGGCGGGAGCAGCAGAACCGGCAGCCGGATGGTCCGGAATGGTCAATATTTGGCCAATTTCCAGAAAATCGCCGGTAAGTCCGTTGGCGGTCTTAATTTGCTCGACACTGACGTTCAGCTTCTGGCTGATGGCGGACAGGGAG is drawn from Desulforamulus ruminis DSM 2154 and contains these coding sequences:
- a CDS encoding IS3 family transposase; translation: MRHQKIYDAIQAVQGEEHFSLVLLCEMAQISRSGYYKWLKRKVSPREQENQQLMQAMLLLYEKVEGIYGYRQLTINLRRETHQSINPKRVYRLMKLAGIQSVIRRKKKKYIRSTPGQIAENLLNRQFTAEESNEKWLTDVTEFKYGKGQKAYLSAILDLHDKSIVSYVLGHSNNNRLVFETLDLALQTAPGSTPIIHSDRGFQYTSWGFKKRLEAYGLTQSMSRVGKCIDNGPMEGFWGTLKCEKYYLHKYQTFEALKKDIDDYIYFYNYERLQAKLNSLSPMEVRTKAA
- a CDS encoding helix-turn-helix domain-containing protein, which encodes MSKINQYKAAEKLAILQELETGQATCVEIAKKYDISVTTLVKWRHRYELYGYEGLEIKTHFNKYSPELKLQAVQDYLSGEYSQYQIIDKYKIASRTQLARWINKYNNHSSFKSYPSEGAKAMTKGRTTSWQERIEMVLYCLSHNHDYQNTSEKYQVSYQQVYQWVKKYEAGGEEALKDRRGRKKAPEELSESDRQRLAMKKLEYENERLRAENALLKKLQELERRRF
- a CDS encoding endonuclease/exonuclease/phosphatase family protein, translating into METIRVVSYNICHGRGMDDKVNLNRAAAVLAFSRAHLIGVQEVDKYLPRSGCCNQPRRLGEILRRNWAYGPNLKWGPWSQYGNAVLSFWPITGVKRHLLPSQGEQRGILETEIKLGKELISFFCTHLGLNRQERMDQVQEILQVISTTEKPSILVGDLNDGRDTPEFAALSNVLREATEVTGGFSTFPAWQPEEQLDFIFVSHHWQVVSANTLQSYASDHLPVVVQLNLKVT
- a CDS encoding LysM peptidoglycan-binding domain-containing protein; this encodes MNFFVRFKRIFVSVCVLGVLIPAAIAYAATYTVVPSDSLSAISQKLNVSVEQIKTANGLTGDFLEIGQILTIPDHPAAGSAAPANTTYTVKPGDSLHVIAQKYNIRPEALILTNSLTGNLIYPGQQLIVPVATSRSAGPVAVEVSRSAKRPVIPYTEEELDLLARLVTAEAGGEPVEAQVGVAAVVINRVQSSSFPNTISEVIYARNQFGPVQNGWIKRPATSTALEATEKALYGEDPTNGALYFFDTSTKNSYLRSLPVLANYGHMIYANTK